In a single window of the Arthrobacter zhangbolii genome:
- a CDS encoding allantoate amidohydrolase, whose translation MDSSGVNPLLAAIADTGRDRRRGGYSRPVFSTAELDLRSWFTAEAQRRGLDTETDRNGILWAWWGPPQAGALVTGSHLDSVPGGGAFDGPLGIASALAAVDLMRSRGVQPRRSLAVAVFPEEEGSRFGVACLGSRLLTGAIDPDTARNLRDADGTTFAEAVRAHGLDPDRLGRDEQALARIGDFVELHVEQGRGLGDGGPAVAVGGSVLGHGRWRLSIRGEGNHAGTTAMADRADPMVAAAHIIVAVQQAAAAVDGARATVGRISPVPGGTNVIASRVDLWLDARHPRDTVTLELVDTIHGKAQKIAAFEGCTVTLSRESWTGTTEFEPMLRRSLEFFLPGAPVLATGAGHDAGILAGHVPAGMLFVRNPTGISHSPEEHVEPADAEAGTAALADVLADLL comes from the coding sequence ATGGACAGCTCCGGCGTTAACCCACTGCTCGCAGCGATCGCGGACACCGGCCGTGACCGCCGGCGCGGCGGCTACTCCCGTCCGGTATTTTCCACCGCCGAACTGGACCTGCGCAGCTGGTTCACCGCCGAGGCGCAGCGTCGCGGACTGGATACGGAGACTGACCGCAACGGGATTCTCTGGGCCTGGTGGGGGCCGCCGCAGGCCGGGGCACTGGTCACCGGGAGCCATCTGGACTCCGTTCCGGGCGGCGGCGCGTTCGACGGTCCGCTGGGGATCGCCTCGGCGCTCGCGGCCGTCGACCTGATGCGCAGCCGCGGCGTGCAGCCCCGACGGTCACTGGCGGTTGCCGTCTTTCCGGAGGAGGAGGGATCCCGGTTCGGCGTTGCGTGCCTGGGCTCCCGGCTCCTGACCGGCGCCATCGATCCGGATACTGCACGGAACCTGCGTGACGCCGACGGCACCACCTTCGCCGAGGCGGTCCGCGCCCACGGGCTGGACCCGGACCGGCTGGGCCGGGACGAGCAGGCCCTGGCCAGGATCGGGGACTTCGTGGAACTGCACGTGGAGCAGGGCAGGGGACTGGGCGACGGCGGCCCGGCAGTCGCCGTCGGCGGTTCAGTCCTGGGCCACGGCCGTTGGCGGCTGAGCATACGCGGAGAAGGCAACCACGCAGGCACCACCGCGATGGCCGACCGTGCCGATCCGATGGTTGCTGCAGCGCACATTATTGTGGCCGTGCAGCAGGCCGCCGCCGCGGTGGACGGCGCCCGGGCCACGGTGGGCAGGATTTCCCCCGTGCCCGGCGGTACCAACGTCATTGCCTCCCGGGTGGACCTGTGGCTGGACGCCCGGCACCCCCGGGACACCGTCACCCTGGAACTGGTGGACACCATCCACGGCAAGGCACAAAAGATCGCTGCATTCGAGGGCTGCACCGTGACCCTCTCACGCGAGTCATGGACCGGGACAACGGAGTTTGAGCCCATGCTCCGGCGCAGCCTGGAATTCTTCCTGCCCGGAGCCCCGGTGCTGGCCACCGGCGCCGGACACGATGCAGGGATCCTCGCCGGCCACGTCCCTGCCGGGATGCTGTTTGTCCGCAACCCCACCGGCATCTCGCATTCGCCGGAGGAACACGTGGAACCGGCTGACGCGGAAGCGGGAACCGCAGCACTGGCCGATGTCCTTGCGGACCTGCTGTGA
- a CDS encoding glycoside hydrolase family 2 protein — MTEWGTDLDPAAVLQEYPRPQLVRDSYLNLNGYWEYAITAGGREESPEAWDGQILVPFSPEAPLSGVGRQLQPSEALWYRRTFILPADFAGDTGLAGERVLLHFGAVDQSCTVTVNGVPVGGHDGGYLPFSLDVTKALAGQSGAEQELVVRVRDISDTGYHSRGKQKLDRGGIWYTAQSGIWQTVWLESVPGKSIGGLALVPDLDSVTVTVQVSDAGTAGTASTGHGSIEADAAGTGSGAANGGESEDTGSGVAGPSEAGTPAGGADLSSAGVAVPSEAGTPAGGADLSAEITVSAAGQTVARAVVVPGVPLRLAIPHPHLWTPEDPFLYDVQVRLLDGGREVDRVQSYTGLRTFGMGPDAAGRLRLLLNGHPYFHAGLLDQGYWPDGLYTAPSDAALASDIERARDLGFTMLRKHIKIEPLRWYYHCDRLGMLVWQDLVNGGTTYRHSVVTAPAVAGTHRRDNAYLAFGRDEEAGRAEFLAEMHGTVELLRNTVSLAVWVPFNEAWGQFDANAVTAQLRRLDPTRSIDHASGWHDQGGGDMKSLHVYFLPFRLRKAWLRGSRAVVLSEYGGYSLRIPGHTFNTKEFGYRSFRTRQALQRAYRRLHTRQIEPAVARGLAATVYTQLTDVEDEVNGLLTYDRAVLKIDAGTLREVNARLIRAAGQ; from the coding sequence ATGACCGAGTGGGGAACGGACCTGGATCCGGCCGCCGTGCTGCAGGAATACCCCCGGCCCCAGCTCGTGCGCGACAGCTACCTGAACCTGAACGGGTACTGGGAATACGCCATCACTGCAGGCGGACGCGAAGAGTCGCCGGAGGCGTGGGACGGGCAGATTTTGGTGCCGTTCTCCCCGGAGGCACCGCTGTCCGGCGTCGGCCGGCAGCTGCAGCCTTCGGAGGCGCTCTGGTACCGGCGCACGTTCATCCTGCCCGCGGACTTCGCCGGGGACACAGGCTTGGCGGGGGAGCGGGTGCTGCTGCACTTCGGCGCCGTGGACCAAAGCTGCACCGTCACGGTCAACGGTGTTCCAGTAGGCGGGCACGACGGCGGCTACCTGCCGTTCAGCCTGGACGTCACCAAGGCGCTGGCCGGGCAATCCGGCGCAGAGCAGGAGCTCGTGGTCCGGGTGCGGGACATCAGCGACACCGGCTACCACAGCCGCGGCAAGCAGAAGCTGGACCGGGGCGGCATCTGGTACACGGCGCAGTCCGGCATCTGGCAGACCGTGTGGCTCGAATCGGTGCCCGGAAAATCCATTGGGGGATTGGCCCTGGTGCCGGATCTGGACTCGGTGACGGTTACCGTGCAGGTCAGCGATGCCGGTACGGCGGGCACCGCCAGCACCGGGCATGGCAGTATCGAGGCCGATGCGGCGGGGACGGGCTCCGGCGCCGCAAACGGAGGTGAATCCGAGGACACCGGTTCCGGAGTGGCCGGTCCCTCCGAAGCCGGAACCCCGGCCGGGGGAGCGGACCTGAGCAGTGCCGGAGTGGCCGTGCCCTCCGAAGCCGGAACCCCGGCAGGCGGAGCAGACCTGAGCGCCGAGATCACCGTCTCCGCGGCTGGACAGACTGTGGCGCGCGCCGTCGTCGTCCCCGGTGTTCCACTGCGCCTTGCCATTCCCCACCCGCACCTGTGGACCCCGGAGGACCCGTTTCTTTATGACGTTCAGGTGCGGCTGCTCGACGGCGGGCGCGAAGTGGACCGGGTACAGAGCTACACCGGGCTGCGGACCTTCGGCATGGGTCCTGACGCCGCAGGGCGGCTGCGGTTGCTGCTCAACGGCCACCCCTACTTCCATGCCGGGCTGCTGGACCAGGGTTACTGGCCGGACGGGCTGTACACCGCGCCGTCGGACGCCGCGCTGGCTTCCGATATTGAACGGGCACGAGACCTGGGCTTCACCATGCTGCGCAAACACATCAAGATTGAACCGTTGCGCTGGTACTACCACTGCGACCGGCTGGGAATGCTGGTCTGGCAGGATCTGGTCAACGGCGGGACCACGTACCGGCATTCGGTGGTCACCGCTCCTGCCGTGGCAGGGACGCACCGGCGGGATAACGCGTATCTTGCCTTCGGCCGTGATGAGGAAGCCGGACGGGCCGAGTTCCTGGCGGAGATGCACGGCACGGTGGAGCTGCTCCGCAACACTGTCAGCCTGGCCGTCTGGGTGCCCTTCAACGAAGCCTGGGGCCAGTTCGACGCCAACGCGGTCACCGCGCAGCTGCGCCGGCTGGATCCCACCCGCAGCATCGACCATGCCAGCGGCTGGCATGACCAGGGTGGCGGCGACATGAAAAGCCTGCACGTCTATTTCCTGCCGTTCCGGTTGCGGAAAGCCTGGCTGCGAGGCAGCCGCGCCGTCGTCCTCTCCGAATACGGCGGCTACAGCCTGCGCATCCCCGGACACACGTTCAATACCAAGGAGTTCGGCTATCGGAGCTTCCGGACCAGGCAGGCATTGCAGCGTGCTTACCGCCGGCTGCATACCCGGCAGATCGAACCGGCGGTGGCGCGCGGCCTCGCGGCCACGGTCTATACCCAGCTCACCGACGTCGAGGACGAGGTCAATGGGCTGCTCACCTATGACCGGGCGGTGCTGAAGATCGACGCCGGGACGCTGCGGGAGGTTAATGCCCGGCTGATCCGTGCTGCGGGGCAGTGA
- a CDS encoding VOC family protein, whose product MRLDHVSYACESDGLLATTERIAAALGADFVKGGVHPRFGTRNMILPLANNQYVEVVEVLNHPASDKAPFGQAVRQRSECGGGWMGWCVAVDDLSPFEERLGRPSVPGNRKFPDGQELTWRQIGINGLIADPQVPYLLRWDDGTEALHPSNALPGMPGSVKLNSLTIAGSAARVTDWLGHPVEAPLEGVDVTWIAPAGTPGIMSVTFDTANGRVEI is encoded by the coding sequence ATGCGCTTGGACCATGTTTCTTATGCCTGTGAATCCGACGGTCTTTTGGCCACCACCGAGAGGATTGCTGCTGCTCTCGGAGCCGACTTCGTAAAGGGTGGCGTCCACCCCCGATTCGGTACCCGCAATATGATCCTGCCCCTGGCCAACAACCAATATGTGGAAGTTGTCGAGGTGCTCAACCACCCTGCCTCGGACAAGGCGCCCTTCGGGCAGGCCGTCCGCCAGCGCTCCGAATGCGGAGGCGGCTGGATGGGGTGGTGCGTTGCAGTCGATGACCTCTCGCCCTTCGAAGAACGCCTGGGCCGCCCGTCAGTGCCGGGCAACCGCAAATTCCCTGATGGCCAGGAACTCACCTGGCGCCAGATCGGCATCAACGGCCTGATCGCGGATCCCCAGGTGCCCTACCTGCTGCGCTGGGATGACGGCACCGAGGCACTGCACCCCTCCAATGCCCTGCCCGGGATGCCCGGTTCGGTGAAACTGAATTCGCTGACCATCGCCGGGTCGGCTGCCCGGGTCACTGACTGGCTGGGCCACCCGGTGGAGGCACCGCTGGAGGGCGTCGACGTCACCTGGATCGCTCCGGCCGGCACGCCCGGCATCATGTCGGTCACCTTCGACACCGCCAACGGCCGGGTGGAGATCTAG
- the hutI gene encoding imidazolonepropionase — MTPASLLITNIGELSTQDHRRPDPVLRNAAIAFEGERISWIGPAPQAPAADEVLDAGGRAGLPGWVDSHTHLVFAGDRSAEFEARMAGEPYAAGGIAVTTEATRSASDYDLTRLLMARAAEAAAGGTTYLETKTGYGLTVEEEARSARIASTVADTVTFLGAHLVPPGADPEEYTELVCGPMLTAVRPYVQWIDVFCEEGAFTADQSRRVLAAGQTAGLGLRVHGNQLGPGAGAALAAEFGAASVDHVNHLSDADVAALAGTWTDWDSTAGTGTPGTVATCLPACDLSTRAPLAPARRLLDAGVQVALASNCNPGTSFTSSMNFCVATAVLQMGLTVAEAVRAATFGGALALRVHTGEDRDGARAVGSLAVGHRADLQLLNAPSAAHLAYRPGMPLTGMVFRAGEPVRG, encoded by the coding sequence GTGACACCGGCCTCCCTTCTTATTACCAACATCGGCGAGCTGTCCACCCAGGACCACCGCCGCCCGGACCCGGTGCTCCGCAACGCCGCCATAGCGTTTGAGGGTGAGCGGATCAGCTGGATCGGTCCCGCACCGCAGGCGCCGGCGGCGGATGAGGTGCTCGACGCCGGCGGGCGGGCCGGGCTGCCCGGTTGGGTGGACTCGCATACCCATCTGGTGTTCGCCGGGGACCGTAGTGCGGAGTTCGAGGCACGGATGGCGGGGGAGCCGTATGCCGCCGGAGGGATTGCCGTCACCACCGAAGCAACCCGCTCGGCGTCGGACTATGACCTGACCCGGCTGCTTATGGCCAGGGCGGCCGAAGCGGCCGCGGGCGGCACCACCTACCTGGAAACCAAAACCGGTTACGGGCTGACCGTGGAGGAGGAGGCGCGCAGTGCCAGGATCGCGTCCACCGTGGCGGACACGGTCACGTTCCTCGGCGCACATCTGGTTCCGCCCGGAGCCGATCCGGAGGAGTACACGGAGCTGGTCTGCGGACCGATGCTCACCGCCGTCCGCCCCTATGTGCAGTGGATCGATGTGTTCTGCGAGGAAGGAGCCTTCACCGCAGACCAGTCCCGCCGCGTCCTGGCCGCCGGACAGACGGCCGGGCTGGGACTGCGCGTCCACGGCAACCAGCTGGGCCCCGGTGCCGGTGCCGCCCTGGCAGCGGAGTTTGGCGCGGCCAGCGTGGACCACGTGAACCACCTCTCCGACGCCGACGTGGCGGCGCTCGCCGGCACCTGGACCGACTGGGACAGCACGGCCGGCACGGGTACCCCGGGCACTGTGGCAACCTGCCTGCCGGCCTGCGACCTGTCTACCCGTGCGCCGCTGGCCCCGGCCCGCCGGCTGCTGGATGCCGGGGTGCAGGTGGCGCTGGCATCGAACTGCAATCCGGGCACCTCCTTCACCAGCTCAATGAATTTCTGCGTCGCAACGGCGGTGCTGCAGATGGGGCTGACCGTGGCCGAAGCCGTCCGGGCAGCGACCTTCGGCGGTGCTTTGGCGCTGCGGGTGCACACCGGGGAGGACCGGGACGGCGCCAGGGCGGTGGGGTCCCTCGCCGTCGGGCACCGCGCGGATCTGCAGCTGCTGAACGCGCCCTCGGCTGCCCATCTGGCCTACCGGCCCGGCATGCCCCTGACCGGCATGGTGTTTAGGGCCGGGGAGCCGGTCCGCGGCTGA
- a CDS encoding MFS transporter, with protein sequence MPPLRPRTDRPTAALGGRTWAALVILGLTGQLAWTVENMYLNVFVYNTITDNPTVLAGMVAASAVTATVASLLVGSASDRLRRRRIFISTGYVLWGGCTAAFGFISVDAAAALGPARDAVVLTVVAVVALDCLLSFFGSGANDAAFNAWVTDSTVPANRGRVDSVLSIMPLLSMLVVFGALDGMTRAGMWQEFFAVIGLTTAAVGVLSWFLVREHPDAAPGAENYLRSLVHGLRPSAVRDSPGLYLVLAAAAVLGIAAQIFLPYLIIYLQRFLRIENYALPLAVVLVAASVASVAGGRLIDRIGKIRAILPAAGVMVVGAAGMFFARGQGPVMLAGTVMMAGFLLATAAVMASVRDFTPPGRAGNVQGLRMIFAVMIPMVVGPFIGSAVIIGANETYLDLGVLRQVPTPWIFLAAAAVALLTIVPVYLLHRLNTLHDTQHPPAAGTASGPATGAGQKTAEKKENTAQ encoded by the coding sequence ATGCCACCGCTTCGCCCCCGCACGGATCGGCCGACGGCGGCTCTCGGCGGACGGACCTGGGCGGCACTGGTGATACTGGGGCTGACCGGCCAGCTGGCCTGGACCGTGGAGAACATGTACCTGAACGTGTTCGTCTACAACACCATCACCGACAACCCCACCGTCCTGGCGGGGATGGTTGCCGCCAGCGCCGTGACCGCCACGGTTGCCTCCCTGCTGGTCGGCTCCGCCTCGGACCGGTTGCGCCGGCGGCGGATCTTCATTTCCACCGGCTATGTTCTCTGGGGCGGCTGCACCGCCGCGTTCGGGTTCATCTCCGTGGATGCCGCCGCTGCGCTGGGGCCGGCGCGGGATGCCGTGGTGCTGACCGTCGTCGCTGTGGTGGCGTTGGACTGCCTGCTCTCCTTCTTCGGCTCCGGCGCCAACGACGCCGCGTTCAACGCCTGGGTCACCGATTCCACGGTGCCGGCCAACCGGGGCCGCGTGGATTCGGTCCTGTCGATCATGCCGCTGCTGTCCATGCTGGTGGTCTTCGGCGCCCTCGACGGGATGACGCGCGCGGGCATGTGGCAGGAGTTCTTCGCCGTCATCGGGCTGACAACGGCAGCTGTGGGGGTGTTGTCCTGGTTTCTGGTCCGTGAGCACCCGGACGCTGCCCCGGGGGCGGAGAACTACCTGCGGTCCCTGGTGCACGGCCTGCGTCCCTCAGCGGTCCGGGACTCGCCCGGGCTGTACCTGGTTCTGGCGGCCGCCGCCGTGCTGGGCATCGCAGCGCAGATCTTCCTGCCGTACCTGATCATCTACCTGCAGCGTTTCCTGCGGATTGAGAATTACGCCCTGCCCCTGGCCGTGGTCCTGGTGGCGGCTTCCGTTGCCAGCGTGGCCGGCGGGCGGCTGATCGACCGGATCGGGAAAATCCGTGCCATCCTGCCCGCCGCCGGAGTCATGGTGGTTGGTGCGGCCGGTATGTTCTTCGCCCGCGGCCAGGGACCGGTCATGCTCGCCGGGACGGTGATGATGGCCGGGTTCCTGCTGGCCACCGCCGCAGTGATGGCCTCGGTCCGGGATTTCACTCCGCCCGGACGGGCCGGTAACGTGCAGGGCCTGCGGATGATCTTCGCCGTAATGATCCCCATGGTGGTGGGGCCGTTCATCGGCTCGGCGGTGATCATCGGGGCCAATGAAACCTATCTGGACCTCGGAGTGCTCCGCCAGGTGCCCACCCCGTGGATTTTCCTGGCCGCCGCCGCAGTGGCCCTGCTGACCATAGTGCCGGTGTATTTGCTGCACCGGCTGAACACTCTGCACGACACCCAGCACCCGCCTGCCGCCGGTACGGCATCCGGGCCGGCAACCGGGGCCGGGCAAAAAACTGCCGAAAAGAAGGAGAACACAGCCCAGTGA
- a CDS encoding CPBP family intramembrane glutamic endopeptidase → MRAAFPSAPDGSLDPRARRMLVFEILIVLGLSLGRSGVYAVVELIEKATEAPLGSQTTTLNPVLDEQPWFDLTYQLLGIFFSLLPVALVLYLLTEPGKSAFRRIGFTFARPVHDFLLGAGLAALICVGTLGVYAAGRALGITTALVPAALDTYWWTLPVLILSALRHAVLEEVIVVGYLFLRLRQLGWSAPAIILTSALIRASYHLYQGIGPGIGNFLMGLIFGFVYLKTKRVMPLVIAHALVDITGFVGFALFGPAIGIGN, encoded by the coding sequence ATGCGCGCTGCCTTCCCTTCCGCGCCGGACGGTTCCCTGGACCCCCGGGCCCGCCGGATGCTGGTTTTCGAGATCCTGATTGTGCTGGGGCTGTCCCTGGGCCGCTCCGGCGTCTACGCCGTCGTCGAGCTGATCGAGAAGGCCACCGAAGCGCCTCTTGGTTCCCAGACCACCACACTGAACCCGGTGCTGGATGAACAGCCCTGGTTCGACCTCACCTACCAGCTGCTGGGCATTTTTTTCTCCCTGCTTCCCGTGGCACTGGTCCTGTACCTGCTGACCGAGCCCGGGAAATCAGCGTTCCGGCGGATCGGCTTCACCTTCGCCCGGCCCGTGCACGACTTCCTGCTGGGCGCCGGACTGGCGGCGCTGATCTGTGTAGGGACCCTGGGTGTCTACGCCGCCGGCCGTGCCCTGGGCATCACCACGGCATTGGTCCCCGCCGCACTGGATACCTATTGGTGGACGCTGCCGGTCCTGATTCTCTCGGCACTCAGGCACGCGGTGCTCGAAGAGGTGATTGTGGTGGGCTACCTGTTCCTGCGCCTGCGGCAGCTGGGCTGGAGCGCGCCGGCCATCATCCTCACCAGCGCCCTGATCCGGGCCAGCTACCACCTGTACCAGGGGATCGGCCCCGGGATCGGCAACTTTCTGATGGGGCTGATCTTCGGTTTCGTGTACCTGAAAACCAAACGGGTTATGCCACTGGTGATCGCCCACGCGCTGGTGGACATTACCGGATTCGTCGGTTTTGCCCTGTTCGGGCCGGCCATCGGAATAGGGAACTGA
- the hutU gene encoding urocanate hydratase, with amino-acid sequence MATTSDPDRQVSAPRGTRLTAKSWQTEAPLRMLMNNLDPEVAERPADLVVYGGTGRAARSWEAYDAIIATLSTLAGDETLLVQSGKPVGVFRTHEWAPRVLIANSNLVGDWATWPEFRRLEAEGLMMYGQMTAGSWIYIGTQGILQGTYETFGAVARKLFGDGNATLAGTLTLTGGCGGMGGAQPLAVTLNGGAVLIVDVDETRLQRRAAKRYLDEVAPDLDTAVARVMAARTEKRALSVGVVGNAAEVFEELLRRRHAGEITVDIVTDQTSAHDPLSYLPAGIPVDRWHAEAAADPDGFTKQARESMARQVAAMVGFQDAGAEVFDYGNSIRDEARQGGYARAFDFPGFVPAYIRPLFCEGMGPFRWVALSGDPADIAVTDAAIKELFPENTRLHRWIDAAAEHVEFEGLPARICWLGYGERARAGLLFNRLVAEGRVSAPIVIGRDHLDSGSVASPYRETEAMADGSDAIADWPLLNALLNTASGATWVSLHHGGGVGIGRSIHAGQVGVADGTELAARKLETLLTNDPGTGVMRHADAGYARAHDVAAERGIRIPMNE; translated from the coding sequence ATGGCAACCACATCCGATCCGGACCGGCAGGTCAGTGCACCCCGGGGTACCCGTCTCACTGCGAAAAGCTGGCAGACCGAAGCGCCGCTGCGCATGCTGATGAACAATCTGGACCCCGAGGTGGCGGAACGGCCGGCGGACCTGGTGGTCTACGGCGGTACCGGGCGCGCAGCGCGCAGCTGGGAAGCCTATGACGCCATCATCGCGACCCTGTCCACCCTGGCCGGGGATGAGACGCTGCTGGTTCAGTCCGGCAAGCCGGTGGGTGTCTTCCGCACCCACGAATGGGCCCCGCGGGTGCTGATTGCCAACTCCAACCTGGTAGGGGACTGGGCCACCTGGCCCGAGTTCCGCCGGCTCGAAGCTGAAGGCCTGATGATGTACGGGCAGATGACTGCCGGGTCCTGGATCTACATCGGCACCCAGGGCATCCTGCAGGGCACGTATGAAACCTTCGGTGCCGTGGCCCGCAAACTCTTCGGGGATGGCAACGCCACCCTGGCCGGAACGCTGACGCTTACCGGCGGGTGCGGTGGAATGGGCGGTGCGCAGCCGCTGGCCGTGACCCTGAACGGCGGAGCGGTGCTGATTGTGGACGTGGACGAAACCCGGCTGCAGCGCCGTGCCGCCAAGCGCTATCTGGACGAGGTGGCACCGGACCTGGACACCGCCGTCGCCCGGGTAATGGCGGCCCGGACCGAAAAGCGGGCGTTGTCCGTGGGCGTGGTCGGCAACGCCGCCGAGGTGTTTGAAGAGCTGCTGCGGCGCCGTCACGCCGGGGAGATTACGGTGGACATCGTCACTGACCAGACCTCGGCCCACGACCCGCTGAGCTACCTGCCGGCAGGCATCCCGGTGGACCGCTGGCACGCCGAAGCGGCAGCGGACCCGGACGGATTCACCAAACAGGCACGTGAGTCCATGGCACGCCAGGTCGCGGCCATGGTGGGCTTCCAGGACGCCGGGGCGGAGGTCTTCGACTACGGCAACTCCATCCGGGACGAGGCCCGCCAGGGCGGTTACGCCCGCGCCTTCGACTTTCCCGGGTTTGTGCCCGCCTACATCCGGCCGCTGTTCTGCGAGGGGATGGGCCCGTTCCGCTGGGTGGCGCTCTCCGGCGACCCGGCGGATATTGCCGTCACGGACGCAGCCATCAAGGAGCTGTTCCCGGAGAACACCCGGCTGCACCGCTGGATCGACGCCGCCGCCGAACACGTGGAGTTCGAGGGACTGCCGGCACGGATCTGCTGGCTGGGATACGGGGAGCGGGCCAGAGCCGGCCTGCTGTTCAACCGGCTCGTGGCCGAAGGCAGGGTCAGCGCGCCCATCGTCATTGGCCGCGACCACCTGGATTCCGGCTCCGTGGCTTCCCCGTACCGGGAAACCGAGGCCATGGCAGACGGGTCGGATGCCATTGCGGACTGGCCGTTGCTGAACGCACTGCTCAATACGGCTTCCGGCGCCACCTGGGTATCGCTGCATCACGGCGGCGGTGTGGGGATCGGCCGGTCCATCCACGCCGGCCAGGTAGGCGTGGCGGACGGCACCGAGCTGGCCGCCCGCAAGCTGGAAACGCTGCTCACCAATGATCCCGGCACCGGAGTGATGCGCCACGCCGACGCCGGATACGCGCGGGCGCACGATGTCGCGGCAGAGCGCGGCATCCGAATCCCCATGAACGAATAG
- a CDS encoding formimidoylglutamate deiminase: MSGKAAGVWADLPVERFFWCEQALLGGRISRGVRAEVDGAGCIAAVETGTAARGGDRVLPGVTFPAASNAHSHAFHRILRGRTHAGGPGSFWTWREQMYAAAAVLTPELYEELATAVFAEMVVTGWTSVAEFHYLHHHPDGTPYAPAHAMERALARAALATGIRLTLLDTAYLSGGFGTALSAEQLRFGDAGADGWLTRLASLRTAFANDFDPAQISVAAALHSVRGVPEAALAAVASRLDPEVPLHIHLSEQPAENEACLAATGMTPTGLLHKHGLVTGRLSAVHATHLSGEDIGILGGAGATVVLCPTTEADLADGIGPAARLRDAGAGIALGTDQHAVVDPWQEMRALEYGERLGSGERGRFAPALLHRAVSDAGARAMGRPAPGLAVGNACDLMVMDPASVRTAGSRPEQLALTATAADVRTVVVAGRILARDGHHAVLGDPAALLAGALAAADSLPDPQGRARP; encoded by the coding sequence GTGAGCGGCAAAGCTGCCGGGGTATGGGCTGACCTTCCGGTGGAGCGTTTCTTCTGGTGCGAACAGGCGCTGCTGGGCGGGCGGATATCTCGGGGCGTGCGGGCGGAGGTCGACGGCGCAGGCTGCATCGCCGCCGTCGAAACCGGTACGGCGGCGCGCGGGGGTGACCGGGTGCTGCCCGGGGTGACCTTCCCGGCCGCGTCCAACGCCCACTCGCACGCCTTCCACCGGATCCTGCGTGGGCGCACCCATGCCGGCGGCCCGGGCAGCTTCTGGACCTGGCGGGAGCAGATGTACGCCGCCGCCGCGGTCCTCACCCCGGAGCTGTACGAGGAACTCGCCACGGCGGTGTTCGCCGAGATGGTGGTGACCGGGTGGACCTCCGTGGCGGAGTTCCACTACCTCCACCATCACCCGGACGGCACCCCCTACGCCCCTGCGCACGCGATGGAACGCGCCCTGGCCCGCGCCGCCCTCGCCACCGGCATCCGGCTCACCCTCCTGGACACCGCGTACCTCTCGGGCGGATTCGGCACCGCCCTGTCCGCCGAACAGCTGCGCTTCGGGGATGCCGGCGCAGACGGCTGGCTCACCCGGCTGGCATCGCTCCGCACGGCGTTTGCCAACGACTTCGATCCGGCGCAGATCAGCGTGGCCGCAGCCCTGCATTCGGTCCGCGGCGTCCCGGAGGCCGCCCTGGCCGCGGTGGCTTCCCGCCTGGACCCGGAGGTGCCCCTGCACATCCACCTCTCCGAACAGCCGGCGGAAAACGAGGCATGTCTGGCGGCTACCGGGATGACTCCCACCGGGTTGCTGCATAAACACGGGTTGGTGACCGGCCGGCTGTCGGCGGTCCACGCCACCCATCTGAGCGGGGAGGACATCGGCATTCTCGGCGGGGCGGGAGCCACCGTGGTGCTGTGCCCCACCACGGAGGCGGACCTGGCGGACGGTATCGGCCCCGCTGCCCGGTTGCGCGACGCCGGAGCCGGGATTGCGCTGGGAACTGACCAGCACGCCGTCGTCGATCCGTGGCAGGAGATGCGCGCCCTGGAGTACGGGGAGCGGCTTGGCTCGGGGGAGCGCGGCAGGTTTGCCCCGGCCCTTCTGCACCGGGCCGTTTCCGACGCCGGTGCCCGGGCGATGGGGAGGCCTGCGCCGGGACTCGCCGTCGGAAACGCCTGTGACCTGATGGTGATGGACCCGGCTTCGGTCCGCACCGCCGGAAGCCGGCCGGAGCAGCTGGCGCTGACGGCCACCGCTGCGGATGTGCGTACAGTCGTGGTGGCGGGGCGGATCCTCGCCCGGGACGGACACCACGCCGTGCTGGGGGATCCGGCAGCCCTGCTCGCCGGCGCCCTGGCGGCGGCGGATTCCCTACCCGACCCGCAAGGACGTGCCCGCCCGTGA